A genome region from Nocardiopsis exhalans includes the following:
- a CDS encoding HipA domain-containing protein, translated as MTERLAVLLSGQVVGHLERAASGDDPTFSYTAEYVRDGEVALSARLPIQRATHPAKRVNPYLFGLLPENEDARAAWSDQLGVAVDDAFGILAAMGWDCPGAVQFCREEDLEELRTREGEHQPTSDTEIAERIRALAGDEPSWTMPGEHWSLGGQQEKFALARIDGRWHTAHGSAATTHIVKPGIKQLHHQALVEHVTMEAASAVGVVVAKSTLTRFDDQWAIVIDRFDRSLEAGRVLRTHQEDFAQACGRMPAHKYESRNGPGLADMMRVLTRESTGLFDDRLALADFLLVNLVAGAPDGHAKNISVLRAPGLTRVAPLYDLATGLAYDARKVDRSVALSIGGERIASRIRRHQLRKAADTLGLDPELLTGRVAMLAEAFPKAFEEVLQGLAGSVPGAQEVAERALPVLRAHTRHILDRLGDH; from the coding sequence ATGACTGAGCGCCTGGCCGTCCTGCTGTCAGGCCAAGTGGTAGGGCACCTGGAGCGCGCGGCCTCCGGCGACGATCCCACGTTCTCCTACACGGCCGAGTACGTGCGCGACGGCGAGGTGGCACTCTCGGCGCGCCTGCCCATCCAACGAGCCACCCACCCGGCGAAAAGAGTCAACCCGTACCTGTTCGGGCTGCTTCCCGAGAACGAGGACGCCCGCGCCGCGTGGTCCGACCAGCTCGGGGTCGCCGTGGACGACGCGTTCGGCATCCTCGCGGCGATGGGCTGGGACTGCCCGGGAGCCGTCCAGTTCTGTCGCGAGGAGGACCTGGAGGAGCTTCGCACGCGCGAGGGCGAACACCAACCGACCAGCGACACCGAGATCGCCGAGCGGATCCGCGCACTCGCCGGCGATGAGCCGTCCTGGACGATGCCCGGTGAACACTGGTCGTTGGGCGGGCAGCAGGAGAAGTTCGCACTCGCGAGGATCGACGGGCGCTGGCACACGGCCCACGGCAGCGCCGCCACCACGCACATCGTCAAGCCGGGGATCAAGCAGCTGCACCACCAGGCCCTGGTCGAACACGTCACCATGGAGGCGGCCTCAGCCGTGGGTGTGGTCGTCGCCAAGAGCACCCTCACCCGGTTCGACGACCAGTGGGCTATCGTCATCGACCGCTTCGACCGCTCCCTGGAAGCCGGCCGCGTCCTGCGCACGCACCAGGAGGACTTCGCGCAGGCGTGCGGACGCATGCCCGCGCACAAGTACGAGTCCCGCAACGGTCCGGGCCTGGCGGACATGATGCGGGTCCTCACCCGCGAGTCGACCGGTTTGTTCGACGACCGGCTCGCTCTCGCGGACTTCCTGCTCGTCAACCTGGTGGCCGGCGCTCCCGACGGGCACGCGAAGAACATCTCTGTGCTGCGCGCACCGGGGCTGACCCGGGTGGCTCCGCTGTACGACCTGGCCACGGGTCTGGCCTACGACGCTCGGAAAGTCGACAGGTCGGTGGCCCTGTCCATCGGCGGGGAGCGCATCGCGTCGCGGATCAGACGCCACCAGCTGAGGAAGGCCGCCGACACCCTCGGGCTGGATCCGGAGCTCCTGACCGGGCGTGTGGCGATGTTGGCCGAGGCGTTCCCGAAGGCGTTCGAGGAAGTACTGCAAGGACTTGCCGGTTCCGTCCCGGGCGCCCAGGAGGTGGCCGAGAGGGCTCTTCCCGTGTTGCGGGCCCACACCCGGCACATCCTGGACCGCCTCGGCGATCACTGA
- a CDS encoding helix-turn-helix domain-containing protein — MPEEFTLTGWSKLGGLVRDTRLSQGLSQATLAARANVARSWLARVEAGHRGAELEPLLRLLAALDLTLTLRPSVDAQQQTQPDTGRSRAESAQKPRTQQEPPDEVGAGLRAASQERRASWGLPDTGSRDNRDD; from the coding sequence ATGCCGGAAGAGTTCACCCTGACGGGGTGGTCGAAGCTCGGCGGCCTGGTCCGCGACACCCGACTCTCCCAGGGCCTCAGCCAGGCGACTCTGGCAGCCCGAGCCAATGTCGCCCGTTCCTGGCTGGCCCGCGTCGAGGCCGGTCACCGTGGAGCCGAACTGGAGCCCTTGCTTCGTCTGCTGGCCGCTTTGGACCTGACGCTCACCCTGCGCCCGAGCGTCGATGCGCAGCAGCAGACACAGCCGGACACCGGTCGGAGCCGTGCCGAGTCCGCGCAGAAGCCGAGAACTCAGCAAGAACCGCCGGACGAAGTCGGCGCTGGTCTACGCGCGGCCTCACAGGAGCGTCGGGCCTCCTGGGGTCTTCCGGACACCGGCAGCAGGGACAACCGCGATGACTGA
- a CDS encoding DNA-binding protein, with amino-acid sequence MARRRLSHEGTLVLDSEGLSKLLADDETVVALVTEARSRGMEVVICALTIIEAVHSRTNKARLNWVLSGLRAVPVGDEEAKAASALLMGAGLHGHKYAIDAAVAEVALRQHRPVVMLTSDIDNMTKLCGDRVRLVSV; translated from the coding sequence GTGGCCCGCCGTCGGCTGAGCCACGAGGGGACGCTGGTCCTGGACAGCGAAGGGCTCTCCAAGCTGCTCGCCGATGACGAGACCGTGGTGGCCCTGGTCACGGAGGCGCGCTCACGCGGCATGGAGGTGGTGATCTGTGCGCTCACCATCATCGAGGCCGTGCACTCCCGCACGAACAAGGCGCGGTTGAACTGGGTGCTGTCCGGTCTGCGCGCTGTCCCGGTGGGCGATGAGGAGGCAAAGGCTGCTTCGGCGCTGTTGATGGGGGCCGGGCTGCACGGTCACAAGTACGCCATCGACGCGGCCGTGGCCGAGGTAGCGCTCCGGCAGCACCGGCCTGTGGTCATGCTGACCTCCGACATCGACAACATGACCAAGCTCTGTGGCGACCGGGTCCGCCTCGTCTCCGTGTGA
- a CDS encoding Fic family protein, producing the protein MSWSPDVPFNDLPPLPPAGLDLEPKPVLKSTIEARTALATLAQASQLLPNPNILIHAVPLLEAQASSEIENIVTTADELFKYADSGGGDHATKEALRYRSALFAGVESVRKRPLTSATAARICSELQGREMAIRAVAGTRIANPTTRQVVYAPPEGVDLIREKLSAWERFVHAEDDLDPLVRMAVAHYQFEAIHPFHDGNGRTGRVINILMLIEAGLLHDPILYLSRAIIARKNDYYRLLRAVTANGAWIEWVLYMLDVVRDSAVSTTRKIDAIRTCQENIAERARAATQGGRDAQFLAVLFEQPYCRISLVADRCDVSRQTASSWLHALVKAGLLHDVKVGRERLFVNHEFLDVLTRPE; encoded by the coding sequence GTGTCCTGGAGCCCCGACGTTCCCTTCAACGATCTGCCCCCGCTGCCGCCGGCCGGCCTCGACCTCGAGCCCAAGCCCGTGCTCAAGTCGACCATCGAAGCCCGAACGGCACTGGCGACACTCGCCCAGGCCAGCCAGCTGCTGCCGAACCCCAACATCCTGATCCACGCCGTCCCGCTGCTCGAGGCGCAAGCCAGCTCCGAGATCGAGAACATCGTGACCACGGCCGATGAGCTGTTCAAGTACGCCGACTCCGGCGGGGGGGACCACGCCACCAAGGAGGCACTGCGCTACCGGAGCGCACTGTTCGCGGGAGTCGAATCGGTCAGGAAGCGGCCGCTCACGTCTGCGACGGCCGCCCGAATCTGCTCCGAGTTGCAGGGTCGGGAGATGGCCATTCGTGCGGTGGCCGGCACACGCATCGCGAACCCGACCACACGGCAGGTCGTGTACGCCCCGCCCGAGGGCGTCGACCTCATTCGCGAGAAGCTCTCGGCCTGGGAGCGATTCGTTCACGCTGAAGACGATCTTGATCCGCTGGTGCGGATGGCGGTGGCCCATTACCAGTTCGAGGCGATCCATCCCTTCCACGATGGCAACGGACGCACCGGCCGCGTCATCAACATCCTGATGCTGATCGAGGCCGGTCTCCTGCACGACCCGATCCTCTATCTCTCACGCGCCATCATCGCCCGCAAGAACGACTACTACCGCCTCCTGCGAGCCGTGACAGCAAACGGCGCCTGGATCGAATGGGTCCTCTACATGCTCGACGTCGTTCGCGACTCCGCGGTGTCGACGACGCGAAAGATCGACGCCATCCGCACGTGTCAGGAGAACATTGCTGAGCGAGCTCGCGCTGCCACTCAGGGCGGACGGGACGCACAGTTCTTGGCCGTCCTGTTCGAGCAGCCCTACTGCCGCATCAGCCTTGTCGCCGACCGATGCGACGTTTCGCGCCAGACTGCGTCGTCCTGGCTGCACGCCCTGGTCAAGGCGGGGCTCCTCCACGACGTCAAGGTCGGCCGGGAACGCCTCTTCGTGAACCACGAGTTCCTGGACGTGTTGACGCGCCCCGAGTGA
- a CDS encoding FAD-binding protein: protein MAVLPVPSSPAPVRNWAGNLTYASPRIHRPAGLDELRALVRDSPRIRALGSGHSFNGVADSTHDLVRLDALPQEIEVDPSASTVTVSAGTRYAELAAELHRRGFALGNLASLPHISVAGSCATGTHGSGDTQPCLAAAVRGIELVGPDGEARWLRRGDDAFAGAVVALGALGVVTRLTLEIEPAFQVSQRVRLDVPLGEAADSFDAVFGSAYSVSLFTDWAAETGRVWFKHREGEPEGTWVGGRAATGPQHPVPGAPTGPATEQLGVAGPWFERLPHFRPEFQPSAGEELQSEFHLPRAAVPEAFAALRGIGHLIAPVLHISEVRTVRADDLWLSPAYGRDTVTFHFTWFPDAEAVAPVLAAVEERLAPLDARPHWGKLSTQLPEEVVASYPRAADFAGLLERFDPEGKFRNPFVDALFPRV, encoded by the coding sequence ATGGCCGTCTTGCCCGTACCTTCCTCACCCGCGCCGGTCCGTAACTGGGCCGGGAACCTCACCTACGCCAGTCCCCGGATCCACCGGCCCGCCGGCCTCGACGAACTCCGCGCCCTGGTGCGGGACAGCCCCCGGATCAGGGCGCTGGGCAGCGGGCACTCCTTCAACGGGGTCGCAGACTCCACACACGACCTGGTCCGGCTGGACGCCCTCCCGCAGGAGATCGAGGTTGATCCGTCGGCGTCCACCGTGACCGTCTCCGCGGGCACCCGGTACGCCGAGCTCGCCGCCGAACTGCACCGGCGGGGTTTCGCGTTGGGCAATCTGGCCTCGCTGCCGCACATCTCGGTGGCCGGGTCCTGCGCCACCGGGACCCACGGATCAGGTGACACACAGCCCTGCCTGGCCGCCGCGGTGCGGGGGATCGAGCTGGTCGGTCCGGACGGGGAGGCGAGGTGGCTGCGCCGAGGCGACGACGCCTTTGCCGGGGCGGTGGTGGCGCTCGGTGCCCTGGGCGTGGTCACCCGGCTCACGCTGGAGATCGAGCCCGCCTTCCAGGTCTCCCAGCGGGTCCGGCTCGACGTTCCTCTGGGGGAGGCTGCGGACAGCTTCGACGCGGTGTTCGGTTCCGCCTACAGCGTCAGCCTGTTCACCGACTGGGCGGCGGAGACCGGACGGGTCTGGTTCAAGCACCGGGAGGGAGAGCCCGAAGGAACCTGGGTCGGGGGACGAGCGGCGACCGGCCCCCAACATCCGGTTCCCGGGGCGCCGACCGGTCCCGCCACCGAGCAGCTGGGCGTGGCGGGACCCTGGTTCGAGCGGCTGCCGCACTTCCGGCCCGAGTTCCAGCCGAGCGCGGGGGAGGAACTCCAGTCCGAGTTCCACCTGCCGCGTGCGGCCGTCCCTGAGGCCTTCGCCGCGCTGCGCGGGATCGGGCACCTGATCGCCCCCGTGCTGCACATCTCCGAGGTGCGCACGGTCCGCGCCGACGACCTGTGGCTCAGCCCCGCCTACGGCCGGGACACGGTGACCTTCCACTTCACCTGGTTCCCGGACGCGGAGGCGGTGGCCCCGGTGCTTGCGGCGGTGGAGGAGCGCCTCGCCCCGCTGGACGCCCGCCCGCACTGGGGCAAGCTCTCCACGCAGCTCCCGGAGGAGGTCGTCGCCTCCTACCCGCGCGCCGCCGACTTCGCCGGTCTGCTGGAACGGTTCGACCCCGAGGGCAAGTTCCGCAACCCCTTCGTCGACGCCCTCTTCCCCCGGGTCTGA
- a CDS encoding PP2C family protein-serine/threonine phosphatase gives MSVNEELVEMFAGLLEDSHLTTMEQLPTTVWRRAERAGFRHVAIYVVDLQQEVLRLLVRDGVRGGEDPEYSEAALPINGTLAGRAFETLTPLSEAGSELDRWWVPLQDGAERLGVLRVDTEDSGEETLRAIRALAVMIAMMVVVKRAYSDSFARLCRTRPMSVAAELQWNLMPPIEFANTQVTVSAVLEPAYEVGGDAFDYGIDNDVAHVAVFDAMGHDVTAGLAANLAVASYRNSRREGASLLETGEVIEATLVEHLGAIRYVTALIADLDLKTGSLKWVSHGHHPPVRIRGGRLVDLPACQPGSPLGVDLGMGATVCEEQLHPGDRLVLFTDGITETHNPGGDEFGLDRFVNFIVRHNAEGLPIPETLRRLIHSILDYHGGTLQDDATVLFLEWHGP, from the coding sequence ATGTCCGTCAACGAAGAGCTGGTCGAGATGTTCGCCGGGCTGCTCGAGGACTCGCATCTGACGACGATGGAGCAGTTGCCCACGACCGTGTGGCGGCGCGCTGAGCGCGCGGGCTTCCGCCATGTGGCGATCTACGTGGTGGACCTCCAGCAGGAGGTACTCCGACTGCTGGTCCGCGACGGGGTCCGAGGGGGCGAGGACCCCGAGTACAGCGAGGCAGCGCTGCCGATCAACGGCACCCTGGCCGGGCGGGCCTTCGAGACCCTCACCCCGCTGAGCGAGGCGGGCTCCGAGCTCGACCGCTGGTGGGTTCCGCTCCAGGACGGGGCCGAACGGCTCGGAGTGCTGCGCGTGGACACCGAGGACTCCGGGGAGGAGACCCTTCGGGCCATCCGGGCGCTGGCGGTCATGATCGCGATGATGGTGGTGGTCAAGCGCGCGTACAGCGACTCCTTCGCGCGGCTGTGCCGGACCCGCCCGATGAGCGTGGCGGCCGAGCTCCAGTGGAACCTGATGCCGCCGATCGAGTTCGCCAATACCCAGGTGACGGTCAGCGCCGTCCTGGAACCCGCCTACGAGGTGGGCGGGGACGCCTTCGACTACGGGATCGACAACGACGTGGCCCACGTGGCGGTGTTCGACGCGATGGGCCACGACGTCACCGCGGGCCTGGCCGCCAACCTCGCGGTCGCCTCCTACCGCAACAGCAGACGGGAGGGCGCCTCCCTGCTGGAGACGGGCGAGGTGATCGAGGCGACCCTGGTGGAACACCTGGGCGCCATCCGCTACGTCACCGCGCTCATCGCCGACCTGGACCTGAAGACCGGTTCCCTGAAGTGGGTCAGCCACGGCCACCACCCGCCGGTCCGGATCCGCGGCGGACGCCTGGTCGACCTGCCCGCCTGCCAGCCGGGTTCCCCGCTCGGCGTCGACCTGGGCATGGGCGCGACCGTGTGCGAGGAACAGCTGCACCCGGGGGACCGTCTGGTGCTGTTCACCGACGGCATCACCGAGACGCACAACCCGGGCGGAGACGAGTTCGGCCTGGACCGGTTCGTGAACTTCATCGTCCGGCACAACGCGGAGGGCCTGCCCATCCCGGAGACCCTGCGGCGTCTGATCCACAGCATCCTCGACTACCACGGCGGCACCCTCCAGGACGACGCCACGGTCCTCTTCCTGGAGTGGCACGGCCCCTGA
- a CDS encoding FtsX-like permease family protein has protein sequence MSLRERTPGRIRQRRPLSSFLNDLWLGAQLALRGGREVVLRTVLTAIGVGVATAALLLATTLPTILEHLGERHAARMDYQVAEYPPPAAGDDTLLFRIADTDYERNPIHGRIVRAEGSDPPLPPGVTEIPGPGEIVLSPALADLLDDPEHEVLQRRFDHTVIGEVGPEGLMGPHELVYYLGDGELTLDNAGNRMTSYGGEPGPRGDEPVILMLGVVGVVVMLTPVVVFLGSAVRFGGEQRDRRLSALRLMGADRGATRRIAAGETLPGVALGLVLGAGFFLAGRPIVEAVPIASGLYATDATPHPVLGPLVFLAVPLLALWVVLGSLRGVVVDPLGTVRRAERPRPRLWWRLLLFVLGMSLIVVSMRFSLGGGLWVAMVSIGLLAALFGMTAVLPWLVDRLFGRASGGPLSLQLALRRLGAAGGGPTRAVSGIVVTVAGAIALQTQFANAWNDSTVEIAEFVEEVYATDEFGASGFQLQVDLRSVPPGSDPTAVAETPGVEEVLDYSRVEGVTDDGSDVRVLVADCPSLQQMADLPVCSPGDAFSGVPGLEPGETLMVGGGEEAPAVPWTVPGFTGFEGPLVEHPWQGLGHSARDVVLATPEAAAPPEGVSVAGSLWIRVDPSVPAMEEELRAAVASLDPTARVQFPITSATLPAMVRMRAALIAGALACLAVIAAGLVVGTVEQIRERKRVHAVLTAFGTRRRTLVASVLWQTTLPVLLGLTLATVTGMALGALTLLLVGFPVAFVLTDILIIVGAGAVVALLATLLALPALLRTMRPEGLRWE, from the coding sequence ATGAGTCTGCGCGAACGCACCCCCGGCCGGATCCGGCAGCGCCGGCCCCTCTCGTCTTTCCTGAACGACCTCTGGCTCGGAGCGCAGCTCGCTCTGCGCGGTGGCAGGGAGGTGGTGCTAAGAACCGTGCTGACGGCGATCGGGGTGGGTGTGGCCACCGCCGCCCTGCTTCTGGCCACCACCCTGCCGACCATCCTGGAACACCTGGGCGAGCGGCACGCGGCCCGGATGGACTACCAGGTGGCGGAGTACCCACCGCCCGCTGCGGGCGACGACACCCTCCTGTTCAGGATCGCCGACACCGACTACGAGAGAAACCCGATCCACGGACGGATCGTCCGCGCCGAAGGCTCCGACCCCCCGCTCCCTCCCGGCGTGACCGAAATCCCCGGCCCCGGAGAGATCGTGCTCTCCCCCGCCCTGGCCGACCTCCTCGACGACCCGGAGCACGAGGTACTCCAGCGCAGGTTCGACCACACCGTCATCGGGGAAGTCGGCCCCGAGGGCCTCATGGGGCCGCACGAGCTGGTCTACTACCTCGGTGACGGGGAACTGACCCTGGACAACGCCGGGAACCGGATGACCAGCTACGGCGGCGAGCCCGGGCCCAGGGGGGACGAGCCGGTCATCCTGATGCTCGGTGTGGTGGGCGTGGTCGTCATGCTCACCCCGGTGGTCGTCTTCCTCGGTTCGGCGGTGCGCTTCGGCGGCGAGCAGCGCGACCGGCGTCTGTCGGCGCTGCGGCTCATGGGCGCCGACCGCGGGGCCACCCGGCGTATCGCGGCCGGAGAGACCCTCCCCGGGGTCGCGCTCGGCCTGGTGCTCGGAGCGGGTTTCTTTCTCGCCGGACGCCCGATCGTGGAGGCGGTGCCGATCGCGTCCGGGCTGTACGCCACCGACGCGACACCGCACCCGGTACTCGGCCCCCTGGTGTTCCTCGCGGTACCGCTGCTGGCCCTGTGGGTGGTGCTCGGCTCCCTGCGCGGTGTGGTGGTCGATCCGCTGGGCACCGTACGCCGAGCCGAACGGCCGCGTCCCCGACTGTGGTGGCGGCTGCTCCTGTTCGTGCTGGGGATGTCCCTCATCGTTGTGAGCATGCGGTTCAGCCTGGGCGGAGGGCTGTGGGTCGCGATGGTCTCGATCGGGCTTTTGGCCGCCCTGTTCGGCATGACGGCCGTTCTGCCCTGGCTGGTCGACCGGCTCTTCGGCCGCGCCTCGGGTGGCCCCCTCTCCCTGCAGCTGGCCCTGCGCCGTCTGGGCGCGGCGGGCGGCGGACCCACCCGCGCGGTCAGCGGGATCGTCGTAACCGTCGCGGGCGCCATCGCCCTCCAGACCCAGTTCGCGAACGCCTGGAACGATTCCACCGTGGAGATCGCGGAGTTCGTCGAGGAGGTGTACGCGACCGACGAGTTCGGCGCGTCCGGGTTCCAGCTCCAGGTCGACCTGCGCTCGGTCCCGCCCGGGAGCGACCCCACCGCCGTGGCGGAGACGCCGGGCGTGGAGGAGGTCCTGGACTACAGCAGGGTCGAGGGCGTCACCGACGACGGCTCCGACGTCCGAGTCCTCGTCGCCGATTGCCCCTCGCTCCAGCAGATGGCCGACCTGCCCGTCTGCTCCCCCGGGGACGCCTTCAGCGGGGTGCCGGGGCTGGAACCCGGTGAGACGCTCATGGTCGGGGGCGGCGAAGAGGCACCCGCGGTCCCGTGGACCGTGCCCGGGTTCACCGGGTTCGAGGGGCCCCTTGTCGAACACCCCTGGCAAGGGTTGGGGCACTCGGCACGGGACGTCGTGCTCGCCACCCCGGAGGCGGCCGCTCCACCCGAGGGGGTCTCGGTTGCGGGCTCGCTCTGGATCCGGGTCGACCCGTCCGTCCCCGCGATGGAGGAGGAGCTCAGGGCCGCCGTGGCGTCCCTGGACCCGACGGCCCGGGTGCAGTTCCCGATCACCAGCGCGACCCTCCCCGCCATGGTCAGGATGCGTGCCGCGCTCATCGCCGGGGCGCTCGCCTGCCTGGCGGTGATCGCCGCCGGATTGGTGGTGGGCACGGTCGAGCAGATCCGTGAGCGCAAGAGGGTGCACGCTGTGCTGACCGCCTTCGGCACCCGCAGACGCACCCTGGTGGCCTCGGTTCTGTGGCAGACCACGCTGCCCGTGCTCCTGGGCCTCACCCTGGCCACGGTGACCGGGATGGCCCTGGGCGCCCTGACCCTGCTCCTGGTCGGGTTCCCCGTGGCCTTCGTGTTAACGGACATCCTGATCATCGTCGGCGCTGGTGCGGTGGTGGCGCTGCTGGCCACCCTGCTGGCCCTGCCCGCGCTCCTGCGGACCATGCGCCCGGAGGGTCTGCGCTGGGAGTGA
- a CDS encoding ABC transporter ATP-binding protein produces MTTSLSPRGRDTPGTPTEPLLTASGLSRSFGPTTALVDASLTLYPGEVVAVMGPSGSGKSTLLHCVAGIVRPDGGRVDYDGTDLTEASDSRLSDLRRTDFGFLFQFGQLVPELSCVENVALPLRLGGESRRRAERTALSWLERLDVAEVAGKTPGECSGGQGQRVAVARALITRPRVVFADEPTGALDSLNGERVIRLLTDAARESGAAVVLVTHEPRVAAYADREVVVRDGRTRDVGGLG; encoded by the coding sequence ATGACCACCAGCCTCTCCCCGCGCGGCCGCGACACCCCGGGCACCCCGACCGAACCCCTGCTCACCGCCTCCGGGCTGAGTCGCTCCTTCGGTCCCACCACCGCCCTGGTCGACGCCTCCCTCACCCTGTACCCGGGAGAGGTCGTGGCGGTCATGGGCCCCTCCGGCTCGGGGAAGTCCACCCTGTTGCACTGCGTGGCCGGGATCGTGCGGCCCGACGGGGGCCGTGTCGACTACGACGGCACCGACCTCACCGAGGCCTCCGACTCCCGGCTCAGCGATCTGCGCCGCACCGACTTCGGCTTCCTCTTCCAGTTCGGCCAGCTCGTACCCGAACTCTCCTGCGTGGAGAACGTCGCACTGCCCCTGCGGCTGGGCGGAGAGTCCCGGCGCCGGGCCGAACGCACCGCCCTCAGCTGGCTGGAACGGCTGGACGTGGCCGAGGTCGCGGGGAAGACTCCGGGTGAGTGCTCCGGCGGCCAGGGCCAGCGCGTCGCGGTGGCCCGTGCCCTCATCACCCGCCCCCGCGTGGTGTTCGCCGACGAGCCCACCGGTGCCCTCGACTCCCTGAACGGGGAACGGGTGATCCGGCTGCTCACCGACGCCGCCCGGGAGAGCGGGGCCGCCGTGGTCCTGGTGACGCACGAGCCACGGGTGGCCGCCTACGCCGACCGCGAGGTCGTGGTCCGGGACGGCCGCACCCGTGACGTCGGAGGGCTCGGATGA